From the genome of Marixanthomonas ophiurae, one region includes:
- a CDS encoding glycosyltransferase family protein: protein MKILLVGEYSRLHNSLKEGLTAVGHDVTIIGCGDYFKNYPVDIKLNRKYTSGLAKKWKVLLYKLFNIDLAAEAIKKQFFSHSENLKGYDVVQLINESPLGVTPKIEKEVVSFLAEHNKKLFLLSCGTDYISVKYAYDKKFRYSILSPLFEGKVSEKEFDPVLKYIQPEFKSLHEFVFQHISGVIATDMDYHIPMKGHPLYVGLIPNPINTEELPYIPFSVEDKIVIFHGINRSNYYKKGSDYFEAALSKLNEKYADKIEIITVESVPYAEYIELYNKAHIVLDQVLGFDQGYNALEAMAKGKVVFTGAEKEFVEYYNLEKQVAINALPDAQAIYNDLEQLILNPSELTGISKNARKFIEKEHHFIKVAEKYVETWLNN from the coding sequence ATGAAGATACTCCTCGTAGGCGAATACAGTCGGTTGCATAACTCCTTGAAAGAAGGGTTAACTGCAGTGGGGCACGACGTCACTATTATTGGTTGCGGCGATTATTTTAAAAATTATCCGGTTGACATTAAACTGAATAGAAAATACACCTCCGGTCTTGCTAAAAAGTGGAAAGTATTGCTCTACAAATTGTTCAATATTGATCTTGCTGCGGAAGCTATTAAAAAACAATTTTTTAGTCATTCTGAAAACCTAAAAGGTTACGATGTGGTGCAGCTTATCAATGAAAGTCCGTTGGGGGTTACGCCAAAAATTGAAAAGGAAGTAGTGTCTTTTCTGGCAGAACATAACAAAAAACTGTTTTTACTGTCCTGCGGAACGGATTACATCAGTGTAAAATATGCATATGATAAAAAATTCCGTTACTCTATTTTAAGCCCTTTGTTTGAAGGTAAAGTTTCAGAAAAAGAATTCGATCCTGTTTTAAAATACATCCAGCCGGAGTTTAAATCGTTGCACGAATTTGTGTTTCAGCATATTTCAGGAGTGATTGCTACCGATATGGATTACCACATCCCTATGAAAGGACATCCGTTGTATGTAGGGTTGATTCCAAACCCTATCAATACTGAAGAATTACCATATATTCCTTTCTCTGTTGAAGATAAAATTGTGATATTTCACGGTATAAACCGAAGTAACTATTACAAAAAAGGAAGCGATTATTTTGAAGCAGCACTTTCCAAATTAAACGAGAAGTACGCTGATAAAATTGAAATCATTACAGTAGAAAGTGTTCCCTACGCTGAATATATTGAACTCTATAACAAAGCTCATATTGTCTTAGATCAAGTATTAGGTTTTGATCAAGGGTACAATGCCTTGGAAGCAATGGCCAAAGGAAAAGTAGTCTTTACCGGTGCTGAAAAAGAGTTTGTTGAATACTACAACTTAGAAAAACAAGTTGCGATTAATGCATTACCCGATGCGCAAGCTATTTACAACGATTTGGAGCAACTGATTTTAAATCCATCGGAGCTTACTGGAATATCTAAAAATGCGCGGAAGTTTATTGAAAAAGAACATCATTTTATTAAGGTTGCTGAAAAGTATGTAGAAACTTGGCTAAACAATTAA
- a CDS encoding DapH/DapD/GlmU-related protein translates to MNTSIISDKATIGKNVTIGAFCIIEDGVVIGDNTVIKNYVELRKNTIIGEGCYIDSRVSSSGDCKVGNNVTVRYDSILARGVNIGDNTYICPKMMSNNLNTEHEQIGGASIGKNVFIGTSCVLQHGIIIGDNSVLGSLSFINKDIPANETWFGNPAKFYKKNS, encoded by the coding sequence TTGAATACTTCTATAATTTCAGATAAAGCAACCATTGGAAAAAATGTAACAATTGGAGCCTTTTGCATTATTGAGGACGGTGTTGTTATAGGTGATAATACAGTAATCAAAAACTATGTAGAACTTCGAAAGAACACTATAATCGGTGAGGGTTGTTATATAGATTCAAGGGTTTCTTCTTCTGGCGACTGTAAGGTTGGGAACAATGTAACAGTACGTTATGATAGTATTTTAGCTAGAGGTGTAAACATTGGAGATAACACCTATATATGTCCAAAAATGATGAGTAACAACCTCAACACGGAACATGAACAAATTGGCGGAGCTTCTATTGGAAAAAATGTATTTATAGGTACTAGCTGTGTGCTTCAACACGGTATTATTATAGGCGATAATAGTGTTTTGGGGTCACTTTCATTTATTAATAAAGATATCCCAGCTAACGAAACTTGGTTTGGAAACCCAGCTAAATTCTATAAAAAGAACAGTTAA
- a CDS encoding GNAT family N-acetyltransferase, which translates to MNTPKNKNNPEFQVQKYTTSHKAEWNDFIASAKNATFLFNRNFMEYHSDRFEDFSLMVYKDEKLYAVLPANKKGDTVISHQGLTYGSFVLQEKGKLLAAFEAFKAALEFLYTEGIKTLDIRVIPTFYNTLPADELSYFLFKANATVVKRDALMVIDYENKLRFQKNRREGINKAIRNGLTVQIDDNYEGFWNEILIPNLQKKHRVKPVHTLEEIKLLASRFPQHIKQVSVYKDKKIVAGTTVFLTKTTIHPQYVSGNVDKNTYGSLDLAYDFIINHFKTDKRYFDFNISSEENGKHLNQGLIFWKESCGARTFTADNYVVETAVYKTLDLSLI; encoded by the coding sequence TTGAATACACCGAAAAATAAAAACAATCCTGAATTTCAGGTACAAAAATATACTACTTCGCATAAAGCGGAATGGAATGATTTTATCGCCTCGGCAAAAAACGCAACCTTTTTATTCAACCGAAACTTTATGGAGTATCACAGTGATCGATTTGAAGATTTTTCATTGATGGTCTATAAAGATGAAAAGCTTTACGCTGTTTTACCGGCAAATAAAAAAGGAGATACGGTTATTTCGCATCAAGGATTGACGTATGGAAGTTTTGTGTTACAGGAAAAAGGGAAACTATTAGCTGCTTTTGAAGCTTTTAAAGCTGCGCTCGAATTTTTATATACTGAGGGAATTAAAACCCTTGATATTCGTGTCATCCCAACTTTTTACAACACCCTTCCAGCAGATGAATTATCGTACTTTCTTTTTAAAGCAAATGCGACCGTAGTAAAGCGTGATGCATTAATGGTGATTGATTATGAAAATAAATTACGATTTCAGAAAAACAGACGAGAAGGCATTAACAAAGCGATCAGAAACGGGTTAACAGTACAAATTGATGATAATTACGAAGGATTTTGGAATGAAATTTTAATCCCAAACCTTCAGAAAAAACACAGAGTTAAGCCTGTTCATACACTAGAAGAGATTAAATTGCTAGCATCCCGTTTTCCTCAGCATATTAAACAAGTAAGTGTCTATAAAGACAAAAAAATAGTCGCCGGGACAACGGTTTTTTTAACTAAAACCACTATTCATCCGCAATATGTTTCAGGGAATGTAGATAAAAACACCTACGGAAGTTTAGACTTGGCGTACGACTTTATCATTAATCATTTCAAAACTGATAAGCGGTATTTTGATTTTAATATTTCAAGCGAAGAAAACGGTAAGCATTTAAATCAAGGGCTTATTTTCTGGAAAGAAAGCTGTGGTGCACGTACGTTTACAGCAGATAATTACGTTGTAGAGACTGCTGTGTATAAAACTTTAGACCTATCATTGATATGA
- a CDS encoding O-antigen translocase has protein sequence MKATSLFGGVQVFNILISIVRSKFIALFIGPTGMGIASLFNTTLNVVDAVTNLGLNRSAVKDISYAKENYKANKVARTIHVLKRLVWFTAVIGAVLMMIMSPWLSEIAFESKEYTVSFIWLSLALLFKQFTHSNLAILQGLQKLVNLAKANLVGNTVGLIITVPLYYFFRIEAIIPAIIIASLISFVITLYYTNKTKVEKVSLTNKEAFSEGKEMIHLGVTLSVSSVITLIAAYVIQIYISNEGGVDSVGYYNAGMMILNTYVGLVFNAMSTDYFPRLSAVSNAIEKIRNIVFEQAYVAVLIIVPIIVIFVAFAPFFITLLYSQEFTPTVQFVSWGILGMLFKAVSFSLGYIIIAKGDSKIFIKTAIGFNSILVVMNIIGYTYWGLEGLGISYFIYFIIHFIVIWLITYYRYNFTFRKEFYYIFGISIVLCTLSFLLSFVEDDVLKYISLSVMILISSIFSVYNIDEKIAIRDLIQNFFRRKK, from the coding sequence ATGAAAGCCACTTCGTTATTTGGCGGGGTTCAGGTTTTCAACATTCTTATTTCTATTGTGCGGTCTAAGTTTATTGCGTTGTTTATCGGTCCTACAGGAATGGGGATTGCCAGCTTGTTTAACACGACCCTTAATGTGGTGGATGCTGTTACCAATCTTGGCCTTAATCGAAGCGCGGTCAAGGATATTTCGTACGCCAAAGAAAATTATAAAGCCAATAAAGTAGCCCGGACAATTCACGTTTTAAAACGCTTGGTTTGGTTTACAGCAGTTATTGGAGCTGTTTTAATGATGATAATGTCACCTTGGTTGAGTGAAATAGCTTTTGAAAGTAAAGAATATACTGTTTCGTTTATTTGGCTTTCATTAGCGCTTCTTTTTAAACAGTTTACACATAGCAATTTGGCCATTTTACAAGGATTGCAAAAGCTGGTTAATTTGGCCAAAGCCAATTTAGTAGGGAATACGGTTGGACTTATTATAACCGTGCCGTTATATTATTTTTTCAGAATAGAAGCCATCATACCGGCTATTATCATTGCTTCGCTTATCAGTTTTGTGATTACGCTGTATTACACCAACAAAACCAAAGTTGAAAAGGTATCACTGACCAATAAAGAAGCCTTTTCCGAAGGGAAAGAGATGATTCACTTGGGCGTTACGTTGAGTGTAAGTAGTGTAATAACGTTGATTGCGGCGTATGTTATTCAAATTTATATTAGTAATGAAGGTGGGGTCGATTCGGTTGGGTATTACAATGCGGGGATGATGATTTTAAACACATACGTAGGGTTGGTGTTCAATGCAATGAGTACGGATTATTTTCCGCGTCTTTCGGCAGTTTCTAATGCCATTGAAAAAATACGAAACATAGTTTTTGAACAAGCGTATGTTGCAGTGTTAATTATTGTCCCGATTATTGTCATATTTGTTGCTTTTGCACCCTTTTTTATAACATTGCTGTATAGTCAAGAGTTTACACCAACTGTACAATTTGTAAGTTGGGGTATTTTAGGAATGTTGTTTAAAGCGGTTTCCTTTTCATTAGGGTACATTATTATTGCGAAAGGTGACTCCAAAATATTTATCAAAACAGCTATTGGGTTTAATAGTATTTTAGTGGTTATGAATATCATCGGATACACCTATTGGGGACTTGAAGGCCTAGGGATTAGTTATTTTATCTATTTTATTATTCATTTTATAGTGATTTGGCTCATAACTTATTACCGTTATAATTTTACATTTAGAAAAGAGTTTTATTACATTTTCGGAATTTCTATCGTACTTTGTACTCTTTCGTTTTTACTGTCGTTTGTAGAAGATGATGTGTTGAAATATATTTCCTTAAGTGTGATGATACTAATTTCAAGTATCTTTTCAGTCTATAATATTGACGAAAAAATAGCGATACGGGATTTGATTCAAAACTTTTTCAGAAGAAAAAAATAA
- a CDS encoding O-antigen translocase has product MKIPKFIRDNLLLKMTSLNAGVIVIRLFVAFFLQRELTDIVGKAGYAKIGSLRNLLQMLTSITSFGIFNGVVKYVADYKDDSERLQKLFSTAFVFTVLGSVTSFTVLFFGAGFISEHLFYTRDFEYIVKIVAVVAPFIAIQRVFNGIVNGLSDYKKFAKIELVAYLLGATLTLLMLYQYSIDGALLAIALIPVIQVAVMLFIFIKVLREYLHFSNISFKAPYAKSLLAFSLMSFVATVLVSYVEIDIRSMLAKRLSADDAGIWTGMTTLSKNYMVFSGAIFTLYVIPKFTGLKTESGFKKELFNIYKTLLPLFGVGMVVIYFLRFQFIEYIFIDFDEMAPLFKWQLLGDFIKLAALVLLHQFIAKKMVRNFIFTELFSLALFYGLSYLLVDEYGVEGVVIAHFIRYILYFFLVFFLVMRYFKKQKNNPEALKP; this is encoded by the coding sequence TTGAAAATCCCAAAATTTATACGCGACAACCTACTTTTAAAGATGACCTCTTTAAACGCTGGGGTTATCGTTATACGGTTATTTGTTGCTTTTTTTCTACAACGAGAGTTGACTGATATCGTTGGGAAAGCTGGATACGCAAAAATCGGTTCATTGCGTAACTTGTTACAAATGTTAACGTCTATTACCTCGTTTGGTATTTTTAATGGCGTAGTAAAATATGTAGCAGATTATAAAGATGACAGTGAAAGGCTTCAAAAACTGTTTTCAACTGCCTTTGTGTTTACTGTTTTGGGTAGTGTCACTTCGTTTACAGTATTATTTTTTGGGGCTGGCTTTATTAGTGAGCACCTTTTTTATACCCGCGATTTTGAATACATCGTTAAAATAGTGGCCGTTGTGGCACCTTTTATTGCGATACAACGCGTATTTAACGGAATTGTAAATGGCCTGTCTGATTACAAGAAATTTGCAAAAATAGAATTAGTTGCATACTTGTTAGGAGCTACGTTAACCTTACTAATGTTGTATCAGTATAGCATAGATGGAGCGTTGCTTGCTATTGCGCTAATTCCGGTTATTCAGGTTGCTGTGATGCTTTTTATTTTTATAAAAGTGCTTCGCGAGTATCTACATTTTTCCAACATTTCGTTTAAAGCACCCTATGCAAAAAGCTTATTGGCCTTTTCATTAATGTCCTTTGTAGCAACTGTACTGGTAAGTTACGTGGAAATAGATATTCGTTCTATGTTAGCCAAACGATTGAGTGCAGATGATGCAGGTATATGGACTGGGATGACTACGCTTTCAAAAAATTATATGGTGTTTTCAGGGGCTATATTTACCTTATATGTGATTCCTAAATTTACTGGATTAAAAACAGAGTCAGGTTTTAAAAAAGAACTGTTTAACATCTATAAAACTCTGTTGCCGTTATTTGGTGTCGGAATGGTGGTCATCTATTTTCTACGCTTTCAATTTATAGAATACATCTTCATCGATTTTGACGAAATGGCTCCGTTATTTAAGTGGCAATTGTTAGGCGATTTTATAAAACTGGCCGCTTTGGTACTACTACACCAGTTTATTGCAAAGAAAATGGTGCGTAATTTTATTTTTACTGAATTATTTTCGCTTGCTTTATTCTACGGTCTTTCCTATTTGTTAGTAGATGAATACGGAGTGGAAGGTGTGGTAATAGCACATTTTATTCGGTATATACTGTATTTTTTCTTGGTCTTTTTCTTGGTGATGCGCTATTTTAAAAAGCAAAAGAATAACCCTGAAGCCTTAAAACCATAA
- a CDS encoding DegT/DnrJ/EryC1/StrS family aminotransferase — MIPFLDLHKINARFEAEFQLRFKAFLDSGYYILGNNVSSFETSFAEYCGTKHCIGVANGLEALRLILEGYKVLGKLHEGDEVLVASNTYIATILAIKQAGMTPVLVEAELETYNFNIQALEGAISETTKAIMPVHLYGQLAPMDAISKVAKENNLLVIEDAAQAHGAKNTNGKRAGDLGDAAGFSFYPTKNLGALGDGGAVTTNDDELASVLWKLRNYGASSKYVNELTGFNSRLDEVQATFLNVKLPKLDADNERRRNLARKYISEINNKKITLPEWDSSDNHIFHLFVVRVKDRTDFIEYLKENEIGTLIHYPIPPHQQEALPEYNTLSFPITEQIHNEVVSIPISPVMGDEEVDEIILVLNGWQE, encoded by the coding sequence ATGATTCCATTTTTAGATTTACATAAAATCAATGCCCGTTTTGAAGCTGAATTTCAGTTGCGGTTTAAAGCATTTTTAGATTCTGGATATTATATTCTAGGAAACAATGTCAGTTCTTTTGAAACCAGCTTTGCTGAATACTGCGGAACAAAACATTGTATTGGAGTTGCTAACGGATTAGAAGCCCTACGATTGATTTTAGAAGGCTATAAGGTGTTAGGAAAGCTACACGAAGGTGATGAGGTCTTGGTAGCTTCAAATACCTACATCGCTACTATTTTAGCCATTAAACAAGCTGGAATGACTCCAGTTTTGGTGGAAGCTGAATTGGAAACATACAACTTCAATATACAAGCGTTGGAAGGAGCGATTTCTGAAACCACAAAAGCCATTATGCCGGTTCATTTATACGGACAGTTGGCTCCGATGGACGCGATTTCAAAAGTGGCAAAAGAAAATAACTTATTAGTGATTGAAGACGCCGCACAAGCTCACGGAGCAAAAAATACAAATGGTAAACGAGCCGGAGATTTGGGAGATGCAGCTGGTTTCAGTTTTTATCCCACCAAAAATTTAGGTGCCTTAGGCGATGGTGGAGCAGTTACAACGAACGATGATGAGTTAGCCTCCGTACTGTGGAAACTTCGTAATTACGGCGCTTCTTCAAAATATGTAAATGAATTAACCGGTTTCAATTCCCGGTTGGATGAAGTACAAGCAACTTTTTTAAATGTAAAATTACCGAAGCTCGATGCTGATAATGAACGCCGACGCAATTTGGCGAGAAAGTACATTTCTGAAATAAATAATAAAAAAATCACGCTTCCCGAATGGGATAGCAGTGATAATCATATTTTTCATTTGTTTGTGGTTCGGGTAAAAGACCGTACAGACTTTATAGAATATTTAAAGGAGAACGAAATAGGAACATTAATACATTATCCCATTCCCCCACACCAACAAGAGGCGTTACCAGAGTATAATACGTTATCATTTCCAATTACGGAGCAAATCCATAATGAAGTAGTGAGTATTCCAATAAGTCCAGTGATGGGTGATGAAGAGGTAGATGAGATTATTTTAGTTTTAAATGGTTGGCAGGAATAG
- a CDS encoding four helix bundle protein, producing MEPTKFNFEDLKVYKKSLDFVDMVYDITDDFPKEEMYRLSSQYIRAAISISLNIAEGSGDTDKQFNRYLQISGNSIKECVVCSTIAKRRKYITEDKDRNTREKLVELSKMTSSLQKYLRNK from the coding sequence ATGGAACCAACTAAATTTAATTTTGAAGATTTAAAAGTATATAAAAAATCGTTGGATTTTGTGGATATGGTTTATGATATTACTGATGATTTCCCAAAAGAAGAAATGTATCGGCTTTCTTCTCAATATATTCGGGCGGCTATCTCCATATCATTGAATATTGCCGAAGGTTCCGGGGATACAGATAAACAATTTAACCGTTATTTACAGATTTCGGGTAATTCGATAAAAGAATGTGTTGTTTGTTCCACAATTGCAAAAAGGAGAAAATATATAACTGAGGACAAAGATAGGAACACACGCGAAAAACTCGTGGAACTCTCAAAAATGACTAGTAGCTTGCAAAAATATCTCAGAAACAAATAA
- a CDS encoding acyltransferase: MFPFSTAIKLPVFFYGKIRFSNLDGEMIIDAPITKGMIGFGQHFEFPSTSKGTAELFLQGKMICKGNVHIGKDVCIKIIKGAVLEMGHMACFGSDVRVVCTNKIKLGNWAGIGYQSQLVDTNSHPMFNTETRENYPLHGEIELGSYNAVSNKVSIMLHTKTPNNCVIASNSLCNKDYSNLGENILLGGIPAKKIKDNFNRDWESEKEILKQNKIIW; the protein is encoded by the coding sequence ATGTTTCCTTTTTCTACAGCAATAAAGCTTCCTGTTTTTTTCTACGGGAAAATCCGTTTTTCGAATTTAGATGGAGAAATGATAATTGATGCACCTATAACCAAAGGAATGATAGGTTTTGGGCAGCATTTTGAATTTCCATCAACCTCTAAAGGAACGGCAGAACTTTTTTTACAAGGAAAAATGATCTGTAAGGGAAATGTGCATATAGGCAAAGATGTTTGTATTAAAATTATAAAAGGCGCTGTATTAGAAATGGGTCATATGGCTTGTTTCGGATCAGATGTTAGAGTTGTTTGCACCAATAAAATAAAGCTTGGTAACTGGGCTGGTATCGGGTATCAATCTCAATTAGTAGATACTAATTCACATCCTATGTTTAATACTGAAACAAGAGAGAATTATCCTTTACATGGTGAAATAGAATTAGGGAGTTATAATGCGGTATCTAATAAAGTCAGTATTATGTTACATACAAAAACCCCAAATAATTGTGTAATCGCTTCAAACTCTTTGTGTAATAAAGATTATAGTAATCTGGGAGAAAATATTTTATTAGGTGGAATCCCTGCAAAAAAGATAAAGGATAATTTTAACCGAGATTGGGAAAGCGAAAAAGAAATCTTAAAACAAAATAAGATTATTTGGTAA
- a CDS encoding glycosyltransferase family 39 protein → MALLNFIDKQFNLCVGALFCTVSILVFISPIALQPDSLGYIDVWFNRTPVYPLFVNTVLAIFGDYYKTALKVLQLLLGLASVWFFITQLRKHISLQTFWYLLLTGILLIPYVYNHKIANNILTEAIAYPLYLLTTAHFLLFFFKEHTKNLSYALIFLFILLLTRKQFLYFVPIGLVILFWVSYKSKTFKRNIPHLIVLVLLPFVVSLTDSTYHKIVHGHFTNTPWTGIHLLAPAMYVADKEDVAIYTSEEEKAYFNAIYTEIEENNFNEAAAISEGQDVISHYIANFAKIANGTIYPIGKERYEKELSEDDALIKVDETTTAMAIPLIKDNFKKWLSLYIKNFSYGFENSKYVLLFVILFLFGISKINVSNTNRFKAIAFVTCVTISNIAIVAVGMHTLKRFTFYNDWVLFFVIFILLNSISTHYIAKRKTHL, encoded by the coding sequence ATGGCGTTGTTGAATTTTATTGATAAGCAGTTTAATCTTTGTGTGGGCGCCCTGTTTTGTACTGTTTCCATCCTTGTGTTTATTTCTCCTATAGCGTTACAGCCAGACTCCCTTGGTTATATTGATGTTTGGTTTAACCGCACGCCGGTATATCCGCTTTTTGTAAATACTGTTCTAGCTATTTTTGGTGATTATTATAAAACAGCTTTAAAGGTATTACAACTGCTGTTAGGACTGGCATCGGTTTGGTTTTTTATCACCCAGCTACGAAAACACATCTCTTTACAAACTTTTTGGTATTTGCTGTTGACTGGTATTTTATTAATTCCATATGTGTACAACCATAAAATTGCAAACAACATACTTACAGAAGCAATTGCCTACCCACTGTATTTATTGACGACCGCTCATTTTTTATTGTTCTTTTTTAAGGAGCATACAAAAAACTTAAGCTATGCTCTCATCTTCCTGTTTATACTTTTATTAACGCGAAAACAGTTTTTGTATTTTGTGCCTATCGGTTTGGTGATCCTGTTTTGGGTAAGTTACAAATCAAAAACATTCAAACGGAACATTCCACATCTAATCGTTTTGGTTTTACTGCCTTTTGTGGTTTCGTTAACTGACAGCACCTACCATAAAATCGTGCACGGTCATTTTACCAATACCCCTTGGACCGGAATCCATCTGTTGGCTCCAGCGATGTATGTAGCCGATAAAGAAGATGTAGCTATTTATACTTCGGAAGAAGAAAAAGCCTATTTCAATGCTATTTACACCGAAATTGAAGAAAATAACTTTAATGAAGCTGCTGCCATTTCTGAAGGGCAAGATGTTATCTCACACTATATAGCCAATTTTGCAAAAATTGCAAATGGCACAATTTATCCTATCGGGAAAGAGCGGTACGAGAAAGAACTTTCGGAAGATGATGCCTTAATTAAAGTTGATGAAACGACTACGGCAATGGCCATACCATTGATAAAAGACAATTTTAAAAAGTGGCTTTCGCTGTATATTAAAAATTTCAGTTACGGATTTGAAAACTCAAAATACGTGTTGCTATTTGTTATTTTATTTCTCTTCGGAATTAGTAAAATAAACGTCTCAAATACCAACCGATTTAAAGCTATTGCTTTTGTAACGTGTGTCACTATAAGCAATATAGCTATTGTAGCTGTGGGAATGCACACCTTAAAACGGTTTACTTTTTATAATGATTGGGTGCTGTTTTTTGTGATTTTTATTTTATTGAACAGTATAAGCACTCATTATATTGCCAAAAGAAAAACACACCTATAA